Proteins found in one Roseimicrobium gellanilyticum genomic segment:
- a CDS encoding alkaline phosphatase, with translation MKSHKGSSILSAVTTLTVALAAGASFAAPTVTRLTPPSALFTYNDATPPIVARFLPGQRFDLQATIVPDAGQTITSAIFKVDGKPIGGAVSLLATNGTPANTVAATRRAYENFKPGIHTFTVEATQSNATKVTATGNFQVVELEHQGRKIDAKNVIILIGDGFGIAHRTASRIMSKGVLQGKAVGQLNTDTFPNTGLVITHSLNSIVTDSSPGAACYSSGNKANNNQQGVFPDDTTANFDNPRVELIGEYLARTEGKALGIVTTSDVFDATPGAFGTHTQNRGAGTGICDQFLDEAVAKGGLKVLMGGGRKWFLPNTTPGSARNASTDYAHAAELADGWDVASGAVDPGRDLIADFQAEGFAYVPNATSLNAIPNNTKKLLGLFALSNMNVALDKINGPTKRNVVPAGSSSGQPVVVDYGFPDQPMLDEMAAKALQVLKQNKQGFVLMIEGASIDKQAHNMDSERWMLDAIEFDRAIGVAKAFAQQNRDTLIVVTADHECAGINIIGASTVPDATLSTLTNATSPTLQGAVGPYEAAGFPQYVTAPDGYPATTDIDNRMIIGYAGNSDRYENWRTNPLPLRDSQQPFNGSAPLNTYPSGPLNRDTAGNFLITGQVSGSSAVHTASDVPVYSFGNGSALFAGTMDNTDVFFKVMQAIFGGCKN, from the coding sequence ATGAAATCTCACAAGGGATCCTCCATCCTCTCTGCCGTGACCACGCTCACGGTCGCTCTCGCTGCGGGCGCTTCGTTCGCGGCTCCCACGGTGACGCGCCTCACGCCTCCGAGCGCGCTCTTCACCTACAATGATGCCACTCCTCCCATCGTCGCACGTTTCCTTCCGGGACAGCGTTTCGACCTTCAGGCCACGATCGTGCCTGATGCGGGGCAGACCATCACCAGCGCCATCTTCAAGGTCGATGGCAAGCCCATCGGTGGCGCCGTCTCGCTTCTCGCGACGAACGGCACTCCTGCCAATACCGTGGCTGCCACACGCCGTGCCTATGAAAACTTCAAGCCCGGCATTCACACCTTCACGGTTGAAGCTACTCAAAGCAATGCCACGAAGGTGACCGCCACGGGCAACTTCCAAGTCGTGGAGCTTGAACACCAGGGCCGCAAGATCGACGCGAAGAATGTCATCATCCTCATCGGTGACGGCTTCGGCATCGCTCACCGCACCGCTTCCCGCATCATGAGCAAGGGTGTGCTTCAGGGCAAGGCCGTGGGCCAGCTCAACACGGACACCTTCCCCAACACGGGTCTCGTGATCACCCATTCGTTGAACTCCATCGTCACGGACTCCTCCCCAGGCGCGGCCTGCTACTCCAGCGGCAACAAGGCGAACAACAACCAGCAGGGTGTGTTTCCAGATGACACCACGGCCAACTTTGACAATCCGCGCGTGGAACTCATTGGTGAATACCTCGCTCGTACGGAAGGCAAGGCGCTCGGCATCGTGACCACTTCTGATGTGTTTGACGCCACTCCTGGTGCGTTCGGCACGCACACGCAGAATCGCGGCGCAGGCACCGGCATCTGCGACCAGTTCCTTGATGAAGCGGTCGCCAAGGGCGGTCTGAAGGTTCTCATGGGCGGTGGCCGCAAGTGGTTCCTCCCCAACACGACCCCCGGCAGTGCGCGCAACGCCTCCACGGACTACGCGCATGCCGCCGAACTCGCCGATGGTTGGGACGTCGCTTCCGGTGCCGTGGATCCTGGCCGCGATCTTATCGCCGATTTCCAGGCGGAGGGCTTCGCCTATGTGCCAAACGCGACCAGCCTGAACGCCATTCCCAACAACACGAAAAAGCTTCTCGGCCTCTTCGCGCTGTCCAACATGAACGTGGCTCTCGACAAGATCAATGGTCCCACCAAGCGCAACGTGGTGCCCGCCGGTTCCTCCAGCGGCCAGCCCGTGGTCGTAGACTATGGCTTCCCGGACCAACCCATGCTGGATGAGATGGCTGCCAAGGCGCTTCAGGTGCTCAAGCAGAACAAGCAGGGCTTCGTGCTCATGATCGAAGGCGCCTCCATCGACAAGCAGGCGCACAACATGGACAGCGAGCGCTGGATGCTTGACGCCATTGAGTTCGACCGCGCCATCGGTGTGGCGAAGGCCTTCGCACAACAGAACCGCGACACGCTCATTGTTGTGACCGCGGACCACGAGTGCGCCGGTATCAACATCATCGGCGCTTCCACTGTGCCGGATGCCACGCTCTCGACGTTGACGAACGCCACGTCCCCGACCCTTCAGGGCGCTGTTGGTCCCTACGAAGCCGCTGGCTTCCCACAGTATGTCACCGCTCCTGATGGTTACCCTGCCACGACCGATATCGACAACCGCATGATCATCGGCTACGCCGGCAACTCGGACCGCTACGAAAACTGGAGGACGAATCCCCTCCCGCTTCGTGACAGTCAGCAGCCCTTCAATGGTTCTGCTCCGCTGAACACCTATCCCTCCGGTCCGCTCAATCGCGACACCGCCGGTAACTTCCTCATCACCGGCCAGGTATCCGGCTCCAGCGCGGTGCACACCGCCTCGGACGTGCCGGTGTATTCCTTCGGCAACGGCAGCGCGCTCTTCGCCGGCACCATGGATAACACAGACGTGTTCTTCAAGGTGATGCAGGCCATCTTCGGCGGCTGCAAGAACTAA
- a CDS encoding choice-of-anchor I family protein: MIDQKLTSLTTLGCAALAILAPLSAAAKSPHSISVTPVSTVAAGSFLTSAAEIVAHDPATQRVFVVNAQAARIDVFSIANPAEPTIVGSIQASQFGGVANSVSVHDGAIAVAVESTVKTNPGKVVFFNTNLQFLAEVTVGALPDMVTFTPNGRYVLTADEGEPSDDYSVDPEGTVSIIDVSKGVASVTQADVRTVDFRAFNSKSRAELFNGTGPKPAIRVFGPNATVAQDLEPEYITVSHDSNTAWVTLQEANAIAIIDVNSGTVSDLVGLGTKDHSLASNGFGSSNALDASDRDGIPVANNGRINIQNWPVKGLFLPDGIASYKVGNQTYLVTANEGDSREWSGYAEETRVGSMALDPAVFPTAVATELKKNNNLGRLKATKAQGDTNGNNIYKEIYTFGSRSFSIRDAQGNLLWDSGDQFEQILKEILPDFFNSNHEINKFDDRSDDKGPEPECVTLGKAFGRTYAFVGLERVSGVMVYDITSPTAPEFVQYADNRDFTQAPNTPAAGDLGPEGLFFISEENSPNGKPLLLVANEVSGTTTVYEINKVKGNK, encoded by the coding sequence ATGATCGATCAAAAACTAACATCCCTGACCACGCTCGGATGCGCCGCTCTGGCCATCCTTGCTCCGCTGAGTGCTGCGGCCAAGTCGCCGCATTCCATTTCCGTAACGCCCGTCTCGACGGTGGCTGCCGGTTCCTTCCTCACGAGCGCCGCTGAAATCGTCGCCCACGATCCAGCCACGCAGCGCGTGTTTGTCGTGAATGCACAGGCTGCGCGCATCGATGTCTTCAGCATCGCCAACCCTGCTGAGCCCACGATCGTAGGTTCGATTCAGGCAAGTCAGTTCGGTGGAGTCGCCAACAGCGTGTCCGTGCATGATGGCGCCATCGCCGTGGCGGTGGAATCGACGGTGAAGACGAATCCTGGCAAGGTCGTGTTCTTCAACACGAACCTGCAGTTCCTTGCGGAAGTGACCGTGGGAGCGCTGCCCGACATGGTGACCTTCACCCCGAATGGCCGCTACGTTCTGACGGCGGACGAAGGTGAGCCCAGCGACGACTACTCCGTGGATCCCGAAGGTACCGTGAGCATCATCGACGTCTCCAAGGGCGTGGCTTCTGTGACCCAGGCCGATGTGCGCACGGTGGACTTCCGTGCCTTCAACTCGAAGAGCCGTGCGGAACTCTTCAACGGCACCGGGCCCAAGCCCGCGATTCGCGTCTTCGGCCCAAACGCCACCGTGGCTCAAGATCTGGAGCCGGAATACATCACTGTGTCCCATGACTCCAATACTGCCTGGGTGACGCTCCAGGAAGCCAATGCGATTGCCATCATCGACGTCAACTCCGGCACGGTGTCGGATCTCGTGGGTCTCGGAACGAAGGATCACTCCCTCGCGTCGAATGGCTTTGGCTCCAGCAACGCACTGGACGCGAGTGACCGTGACGGCATCCCTGTGGCAAACAACGGCCGCATCAACATCCAGAACTGGCCTGTGAAGGGTTTGTTTCTTCCGGACGGCATTGCCTCCTACAAGGTGGGTAACCAGACCTACCTTGTGACAGCCAACGAAGGTGACAGCCGTGAGTGGTCCGGCTATGCGGAAGAAACCCGCGTAGGCAGCATGGCGCTCGACCCGGCAGTCTTCCCCACGGCGGTGGCGACGGAACTCAAAAAGAACAACAACCTCGGCCGTCTGAAGGCTACCAAGGCTCAGGGCGACACGAACGGAAACAACATCTACAAGGAGATCTACACCTTCGGTTCCCGCTCCTTCTCCATTCGCGATGCCCAGGGCAATCTTCTGTGGGATAGCGGCGATCAGTTCGAGCAGATTCTCAAGGAAATCCTTCCAGACTTCTTCAACTCAAACCACGAGATCAACAAATTCGACGACCGCAGCGACGACAAAGGACCGGAACCCGAGTGCGTGACTCTGGGCAAGGCCTTCGGACGCACCTACGCCTTCGTCGGACTTGAGCGTGTGAGTGGCGTGATGGTCTATGACATCACCAGCCCGACGGCCCCCGAGTTCGTGCAATACGCGGACAACCGCGACTTCACCCAAGCTCCCAATACACCAGCTGCTGGTGACCTCGGTCCTGAAGGTTTGTTCTTCATCTCCGAAGAGAACAGCCCGAATGGCAAGCCTCTCCTGCTCGTGGCCAACGAAGTCAGCGGCACCACGACGGTGTATGAAATCAACAAGGTGAAGGGCAACAAGTAA
- a CDS encoding lipid-A-disaccharide synthase N-terminal domain-containing protein, which translates to MPATSAFLQNWLEPIFGHWLYVDSMLWTVVGFLGAAIFGSRFVLQWLQSEKEKKLVVPWYFWHLSFWGSVLNLLYFLHLDKAPLVLGNCFLPFLYGRNILFLRRAGTKGGGRKVFAAVAVLVLAGFGWTVFFDTEGDSGPGGSPEHRSKVLLQQTATALKNYHAKHGQFPGGDAKGILEALNKEGFQVADANQPDAGDVSLDGWKHPIQILASGKTFVARSAGKNGSFDDSLSETRDDIFIQGSVP; encoded by the coding sequence ATGCCGGCTACCTCAGCTTTCCTTCAAAACTGGCTCGAACCCATCTTCGGACACTGGCTCTATGTCGACTCCATGCTGTGGACGGTGGTCGGCTTTCTCGGCGCCGCCATTTTCGGCAGCCGCTTTGTGCTTCAGTGGCTGCAGAGTGAAAAGGAAAAGAAGCTGGTGGTGCCCTGGTACTTCTGGCACCTGAGCTTCTGGGGCAGCGTGCTGAACCTTCTCTATTTCCTGCACCTCGACAAGGCACCACTGGTGCTGGGCAACTGCTTCCTGCCATTCCTCTACGGACGCAACATCCTCTTCCTGCGCCGTGCGGGAACGAAGGGCGGCGGCAGGAAAGTCTTCGCCGCTGTAGCGGTGCTGGTGCTCGCAGGTTTTGGGTGGACAGTGTTCTTTGATACGGAAGGTGACTCAGGGCCCGGTGGCTCTCCCGAACATCGCAGCAAGGTGCTCCTGCAGCAGACTGCCACAGCGTTGAAGAATTATCACGCCAAGCACGGCCAATTCCCTGGCGGCGATGCCAAGGGGATCCTGGAGGCCCTGAACAAGGAAGGATTCCAAGTAGCCGATGCGAACCAACCTGACGCAGGCGATGTCTCGCTCGATGGATGGAAACACCCCATTCAGATCCTTGCCTCCGGGAAAACCTTCGTTGCAAGGTCCGCAGGAAAGAATGGGAGCTTCGATGATTCGCTCAGCGAGACTCGCGATGATATCTTCATCCAAGGCAGCGTGCCCTGA
- the dnaJ gene encoding molecular chaperone DnaJ — translation MANKRDYYEVLGVAKGATQDEIKKAYRKLAVQFHPDKNPGDHTAEEKFKEVGEAYDVLSDEQKRAAYDRYGHAAFAGGSPGAGGPRGGFHDPMDIFREVFGGGGGGGDIFDMFFGGGGRRRGPGGAQRGSDLRYGLEITLEEAAKGVEKELEFERLIACKTCNGSGSKSGSGTKQCRTCGGVGQVIRSGGIFQIQQTCPECQGSGQTISDPCRDCHGVGRAKDKTRIRLKIPAGIEDGSRLRSSGNGDAGTKGGPSGDLYVVISIKAHDLFERDGFDLHCEVPVGYPTAALGGEVTVPTLDGKATVKVPAGTQTGSTFRLRGQGMKRLDADRRGDLYVHVQVAVPTKLNAEQKEKLQEFAKALGEHHSPMQESFFERAKKFFF, via the coding sequence ATGGCCAACAAGCGTGACTACTACGAAGTCCTCGGCGTCGCCAAAGGCGCAACCCAGGACGAGATCAAAAAGGCCTACCGCAAGCTCGCGGTGCAATTCCACCCGGACAAGAATCCCGGCGACCACACTGCCGAGGAGAAGTTCAAGGAAGTGGGCGAGGCCTACGACGTGCTGAGTGATGAGCAGAAGCGCGCGGCCTATGATCGCTATGGTCATGCAGCGTTCGCAGGCGGCTCACCGGGAGCCGGTGGCCCGCGTGGCGGCTTCCATGATCCCATGGATATCTTCCGCGAGGTGTTTGGCGGCGGTGGTGGCGGTGGAGATATCTTCGACATGTTCTTCGGCGGTGGTGGTCGCCGTCGCGGGCCTGGCGGCGCACAGCGCGGCAGTGACCTGCGCTACGGTTTGGAAATCACCCTGGAAGAAGCGGCCAAGGGCGTGGAGAAGGAGCTTGAGTTCGAGCGTCTCATCGCCTGCAAGACGTGCAATGGCTCCGGGTCGAAGAGCGGGAGCGGCACGAAGCAGTGCCGCACCTGCGGTGGCGTGGGCCAGGTGATTCGCTCCGGCGGCATCTTCCAGATCCAGCAGACCTGCCCGGAGTGCCAGGGATCAGGGCAGACCATTTCCGATCCCTGTCGTGACTGCCACGGCGTGGGCCGCGCGAAGGACAAGACACGCATCCGGCTGAAAATCCCTGCCGGCATTGAGGACGGATCCCGCCTGCGCTCCAGCGGCAATGGTGACGCGGGCACCAAAGGTGGCCCGAGCGGCGACCTCTACGTGGTGATCAGCATCAAGGCGCACGACCTCTTTGAGCGAGATGGCTTTGACCTGCATTGCGAAGTGCCCGTGGGCTACCCCACTGCGGCGCTGGGTGGCGAGGTCACGGTGCCCACGCTCGACGGCAAAGCCACGGTGAAGGTGCCGGCTGGCACGCAAACAGGTTCCACATTCCGACTGCGTGGTCAGGGAATGAAGCGCCTGGATGCGGATCGTCGTGGTGACCTGTATGTGCACGTGCAGGTGGCCGTGCCCACCAAGCTCAATGCGGAACAGAAGGAGAAGCTGCAGGAGTTTGCCAAGGCGCTTGGCGAACACCACTCGCCCATGCAGGAGTCGTTCTTTGAGCGGGCGAAGAAGTTCTTCTTTTAG
- a CDS encoding nucleotide exchange factor GrpE yields the protein MNHSVDETEAPAQQPQEEPFVEAGQQDPATALAAEVEKWKDLAVRTAAELDNFRKRSARDMQEARSYANADLLRGLLPVLDTFEMGLEAARIESEQSIVFQGLKMVQGMFANLLKEFGVEEVPAQGKPFDPNLHEALSQEASDTVPDGTILRVQRRGYKLKDRLLRPANVVVSSGAADA from the coding sequence ATGAATCACAGCGTCGACGAAACCGAAGCTCCCGCCCAGCAGCCCCAAGAAGAGCCCTTTGTGGAAGCTGGCCAGCAGGACCCCGCAACCGCCCTGGCGGCTGAGGTGGAGAAGTGGAAGGACCTCGCCGTGCGTACCGCCGCCGAGCTGGATAACTTCCGCAAGCGCTCGGCCCGCGACATGCAAGAGGCCCGCTCCTATGCCAACGCCGACCTCCTCCGCGGCCTCCTTCCGGTGCTGGACACCTTTGAGATGGGTCTCGAAGCGGCTCGCATCGAAAGCGAACAAAGCATTGTGTTCCAAGGCCTTAAGATGGTGCAAGGCATGTTTGCAAACCTGCTGAAGGAGTTCGGCGTGGAGGAGGTGCCGGCCCAAGGCAAGCCCTTTGACCCGAATTTGCACGAAGCTCTCAGCCAGGAAGCCAGCGATACCGTGCCGGACGGCACCATCCTGCGGGTACAGCGCCGGGGGTACAAGCTGAAGGACCGCCTCCTCCGCCCTGCCAATGTCGTGGTCTCCAGTGGGGCTGCGGATGCGTAA
- a CDS encoding GAF domain-containing SpoIIE family protein phosphatase: MKLFKEGDARRASRRKRVFDVLQVVGDAIQGGQPESTLHRLITQGAATVVEAEGAVLYLLDEKAGVLVPRHCTRDCPPLIALPERIVNQAKTNAGTLPSFLRLHSIKPGEGVVGSVFSNLKEENVPDLRHHPKFEGKANPFQQHVAALMAPLKHGARGLGVLAAASERTKPFSPHELEMFDALAEQCGFALGNAQAHQEAGAKRKLESELRNASEIQRILLPEKAPETSGWEMAAKNVPARLVSGDYYDFVPVGNTHIGVAIADVCGKGIPAALITAMCRSVLRSNARETLSPAAVLGAVNRNLFPDIREDMFITVSYAVLADDGSSLTIGRAGHTPPLVWRKSTGKVEVISAPGVAVGVDKGSVFERITKDVPIPMESGDVLLLYTDGVNEAVDHKELEFGEERIKTIFALAAPNGADAVVDALCDAVKKFIGGEPQSDDITLVVIRKK; the protein is encoded by the coding sequence ATGAAGCTCTTCAAGGAGGGTGATGCACGTCGTGCGTCGCGTCGGAAGCGTGTCTTTGATGTGCTTCAGGTCGTTGGGGATGCCATCCAAGGTGGGCAGCCGGAAAGCACGCTGCACCGCTTGATCACACAGGGCGCAGCCACCGTGGTGGAAGCAGAGGGCGCCGTGCTGTACCTGCTGGATGAAAAGGCCGGAGTGCTGGTGCCGCGCCATTGCACCCGCGACTGCCCGCCACTTATTGCACTACCCGAGCGCATCGTGAACCAGGCCAAGACGAACGCCGGTACCCTGCCCAGCTTTCTGCGTCTGCACAGCATCAAGCCGGGTGAGGGCGTGGTAGGCTCCGTCTTCAGCAATCTCAAGGAGGAGAATGTCCCGGATCTACGTCACCACCCGAAGTTTGAAGGCAAGGCGAATCCATTCCAACAGCATGTCGCGGCTCTCATGGCGCCGCTGAAGCATGGTGCTCGCGGCCTGGGTGTGCTCGCCGCCGCGTCAGAGCGCACAAAACCCTTCTCTCCGCACGAGTTGGAAATGTTCGACGCGCTGGCAGAGCAGTGCGGCTTCGCCCTCGGAAATGCGCAGGCGCACCAGGAAGCAGGCGCCAAGCGGAAGCTGGAGAGTGAACTTCGCAACGCGAGCGAGATCCAGCGCATCCTCCTTCCCGAGAAAGCGCCGGAAACCTCCGGTTGGGAAATGGCTGCCAAGAACGTGCCGGCCAGGCTGGTGAGTGGCGACTACTACGACTTCGTCCCCGTGGGGAACACACACATCGGCGTGGCCATTGCGGATGTGTGCGGGAAGGGGATTCCCGCAGCGCTCATCACCGCCATGTGTCGTAGTGTGCTGCGCTCCAATGCGCGCGAGACCTTGAGCCCCGCCGCCGTCTTGGGTGCGGTGAACCGCAATCTGTTCCCCGACATTCGCGAGGACATGTTCATCACGGTCTCTTATGCCGTGCTGGCAGACGATGGAAGCAGTCTCACCATCGGTAGAGCGGGTCACACGCCCCCCCTCGTCTGGCGCAAGAGCACAGGCAAGGTGGAAGTCATTTCCGCGCCGGGCGTAGCCGTCGGCGTGGACAAGGGCAGCGTCTTTGAACGGATCACCAAAGATGTGCCCATCCCCATGGAAAGCGGCGATGTGCTGCTGCTCTATACCGATGGCGTCAATGAAGCCGTGGACCACAAGGAACTGGAGTTCGGGGAGGAGCGCATCAAGACCATTTTCGCCCTCGCCGCGCCCAATGGCGCTGATGCAGTGGTGGATGCCCTCTGCGATGCGGTGAAAAAGTTCATTGGCGGCGAACCCCAATCCGACGACATCACATTGGTGGTGATCCGGAAGAAGTAA
- a CDS encoding right-handed parallel beta-helix repeat-containing protein, with protein sequence MPLFRALLLFSFITCGAGLRAQHPDASPPVPAIGGSSIHVDPIKGDDTHDGVAGPVRTIARAIRLAKPGDTVHLEPATYFESVDLSGKHGEPGRPITIDGHGAIIEGSDPVKLAEWESMGDGLYRRVKLMPRMDEAILSRWFFLWDDKINRMSRCSKGPSQPLKKPADLLPGEWTYVKEETAFYVKLPADKPLDSVRIRYPLRSSGVVFSREGSHLAVRNITATHVHNDGFNIHGAQRALTFENIAAIECGDDGFSAHEDGDCRIDGFVSIGNATGLCDTGTSRTYYKNVYIKDCVGYDLFFIGLEHSVENAIIESSAARAFHLDGFRLTDGQTCTLRMRNVSMQRVGGGANEVRVGRGGVLEAERCTITNLNIQVTPGGNAAIRKSLINGEPKPEIILWTNSLWRSEENVYDVAFWRVGQQVFAAGKLEDFRRLMGGETGSRALSPGEAAQGIAASTSSSPPSEVGMDPELLKPLRERANKILSNVGTP encoded by the coding sequence ATGCCGCTTTTTCGCGCTCTGCTTCTATTCTCTTTCATCACCTGTGGTGCTGGCCTTCGCGCCCAGCACCCAGATGCATCGCCTCCAGTGCCCGCAATTGGGGGCTCCAGCATTCACGTCGACCCGATAAAGGGTGATGACACCCATGACGGCGTGGCAGGACCAGTGCGAACCATTGCACGCGCGATCCGGTTGGCAAAACCCGGGGACACCGTACACCTCGAGCCAGCGACGTATTTTGAAAGTGTCGACCTGTCCGGCAAGCATGGTGAGCCGGGCCGTCCCATCACCATCGATGGACATGGTGCGATCATCGAGGGCTCCGATCCTGTGAAACTCGCCGAGTGGGAATCCATGGGCGACGGCCTCTATCGCAGGGTGAAACTGATGCCCCGCATGGATGAGGCAATCTTATCGCGCTGGTTTTTCCTTTGGGATGATAAGATAAACCGCATGAGTCGCTGCTCAAAAGGCCCGAGTCAACCCCTCAAAAAACCTGCGGACCTGCTGCCGGGGGAATGGACTTACGTAAAGGAGGAAACCGCCTTTTATGTTAAACTTCCAGCGGATAAACCTTTAGATAGCGTCCGCATCCGTTATCCACTGCGGAGCAGCGGTGTGGTGTTTTCGCGCGAGGGCTCGCATCTGGCCGTACGAAATATCACGGCCACGCACGTGCATAACGATGGATTCAACATTCACGGCGCCCAGCGAGCGCTGACTTTCGAGAACATTGCTGCCATCGAGTGCGGGGATGATGGCTTCAGCGCCCATGAGGATGGGGACTGCCGCATTGACGGGTTTGTGAGCATTGGAAATGCCACGGGCCTCTGTGACACGGGCACCAGCCGCACCTATTACAAGAACGTCTACATCAAAGACTGCGTGGGATATGACCTGTTTTTCATCGGTCTTGAGCACTCGGTGGAGAATGCCATCATCGAGAGCAGCGCGGCTCGCGCCTTTCACCTCGATGGATTCCGCCTCACGGATGGGCAGACCTGCACGCTCCGCATGCGCAATGTCTCCATGCAACGTGTGGGCGGCGGAGCGAATGAAGTCCGCGTGGGCCGGGGTGGCGTGCTGGAAGCAGAGCGTTGCACCATCACCAATCTCAACATCCAGGTGACACCCGGCGGCAATGCCGCAATACGGAAGTCGCTCATCAACGGCGAACCGAAGCCGGAGATCATCCTGTGGACCAACTCCCTGTGGCGCAGCGAGGAGAATGTTTATGACGTAGCTTTTTGGAGAGTGGGGCAGCAGGTATTCGCTGCCGGGAAATTGGAGGACTTCCGGAGGCTGATGGGAGGGGAGACTGGTTCGCGCGCGTTGTCTCCCGGTGAAGCGGCACAGGGTATCGCGGCATCAACGTCATCGAGCCCGCCAAGTGAGGTCGGCATGGATCCGGAATTGCTCAAACCCCTGCGGGAAAGGGCGAATAAGATACTTTCCAACGTCGGTACCCCGTGA
- a CDS encoding S10 family peptidase — translation MKLRTFLSCCALVFSTHALADVKPEAPREENKAANTSKSENDQSKEKPESEERKTPKDVSTKHAITLAGQRLEYTAVAGMLPIRDAEGKTKAEIFYIAYTKDGLNDLSQRPVTFSFNGGPGSSSVWMHLGLLGPRRVKLQDDGSAVPPPYQLVDNEYSLLDETDLVFVDPVGTGYSRATKADEAKNFYGVAEDARSVAEFIRLYVTQNTRWSSPKFLIGESYGTTRAAALSGELAQKHRMNLNGIMLVSTVLNFQTIWGGEGNDLPHVLYLPSYTATAWHHRKLAPDLQKLTIQEVLKQAEAFAMGEYLQGLMLGAALPEPQRKALVDKMARFTGVSAEWLDRANLRPGLERFSVELLREQRLQVGRFDSRYTGHVRNGLASSAEGDPSADAFFSPFASTFNQYVRSELKYVEDRPYEILASVGKWNWGAENDFVNVADTLAVAMTRNPFLKVHVSCGYTDMATPYFASHYTFNHLNVAPEIAKNITIDDYYAGHMMYLNLPDLAKQRADLVKFIRTASGR, via the coding sequence ATGAAACTCCGCACCTTCCTCTCCTGCTGCGCTCTTGTTTTTTCGACGCATGCTCTGGCAGATGTAAAACCGGAGGCGCCTCGCGAAGAAAATAAAGCCGCGAATACCAGCAAATCAGAGAATGACCAAAGCAAGGAAAAACCTGAATCAGAGGAGAGGAAAACCCCGAAGGACGTGTCCACCAAACACGCAATCACACTGGCAGGTCAGCGTCTGGAGTACACTGCCGTGGCAGGCATGCTGCCCATCAGGGATGCGGAAGGGAAGACCAAGGCGGAGATATTCTATATCGCGTATACCAAGGACGGGCTGAATGATCTTTCGCAGAGGCCTGTGACATTCTCGTTCAACGGAGGCCCCGGTTCCTCATCCGTGTGGATGCACCTTGGGCTGCTGGGCCCCCGGAGGGTCAAGCTTCAAGACGATGGCAGCGCAGTGCCTCCGCCCTATCAACTGGTCGATAACGAATATTCGCTATTGGATGAGACGGACCTGGTCTTTGTCGATCCCGTGGGCACAGGCTACAGCCGGGCGACAAAGGCAGATGAGGCCAAGAACTTCTATGGGGTGGCGGAAGATGCCCGCAGCGTCGCCGAGTTCATCCGGCTCTATGTGACCCAGAACACACGCTGGTCCTCGCCCAAGTTCCTGATTGGAGAAAGCTACGGCACCACCCGCGCTGCCGCGCTGAGCGGTGAGCTCGCGCAAAAGCATCGCATGAATCTCAATGGCATCATGCTGGTGAGCACGGTGCTGAACTTCCAAACCATCTGGGGCGGCGAAGGCAACGACCTCCCGCACGTGTTGTATCTCCCGAGCTATACCGCCACCGCGTGGCATCATCGCAAACTGGCTCCAGACCTGCAGAAGCTCACCATCCAGGAAGTGCTGAAGCAGGCAGAGGCCTTTGCGATGGGTGAGTACCTTCAGGGTCTCATGCTTGGCGCGGCATTACCCGAACCTCAGCGGAAAGCCCTGGTGGACAAAATGGCCCGTTTCACCGGAGTGTCAGCCGAATGGCTGGATCGCGCCAATCTGCGTCCGGGGCTGGAGAGGTTCTCCGTCGAGTTGCTGAGGGAGCAGCGACTTCAGGTGGGGCGTTTCGACAGCCGGTACACCGGGCACGTGCGCAACGGACTCGCCTCGTCCGCGGAAGGCGACCCCAGTGCGGACGCCTTCTTCTCGCCCTTTGCCTCCACCTTCAATCAGTATGTGCGCAGCGAACTCAAGTACGTGGAAGACCGCCCGTATGAAATTCTCGCGAGCGTGGGCAAGTGGAATTGGGGTGCAGAGAACGACTTTGTGAATGTGGCCGATACGCTGGCGGTGGCGATGACGCGCAATCCCTTCCTGAAGGTGCATGTCTCCTGCGGATACACCGACATGGCAACGCCCTACTTCGCCTCGCACTACACCTTCAATCATTTGAATGTGGCCCCGGAGATCGCGAAGAACATCACGATCGATGACTACTACGCTGGCCACATGATGTACCTCAACCTGCCCGATCTCGCGAAGCAGCGAGCAGACCTGGTAAAATTCATCCGGACCGCCAGCGGAAGGTAA